A window of Diadema setosum chromosome 2, eeDiaSeto1, whole genome shotgun sequence contains these coding sequences:
- the LOC140240764 gene encoding uncharacterized protein, protein MENPMCSMDKKFDECSSSSTAVVCEKDREQVTFEYGHFDSKAHSRHLKNNMLNKHRWVVPYCTVAAVLIACGALLGLVAVYVELCHANSILETNRDLIHAQDLKILNQTIAMERFRMELSNVQGPGAGRRMASSVGGRTVPVAPGINKDSSAPGSTYIRWGVTECPNTSTLIYSGVAASGSSLSLGKGSGSNYLCMTSDPEYGTVIPGRQEPRARIYSVEYRNGNTFGDQSDLHGHDVPCASCMANGRQGIIMIPGKASCPTNWTLEYGGILMASRHNNIRTAYICVDSDAVTRPGTMTEDGNSSLLFPVEGVCGSGGGLPCGPYVDGNELQCAVCSR, encoded by the exons ATGGAAAATCCGATGTGCTCAATGGACAAGAAATTCGACGAGTGCTCCTCTTCCTCCACAGCTGTCGTCTGCGAAAAGGACCGAGAGCAGGTTACTTTCGAATACGGACACTTCGACTCCAAAGCCCACTCCAGGCACCTAAAGAACAACATGCTGAACAAACACAG GTGGGTGGTCCCATACTGCACTGTGGCCGCTGTTCTCATTGCATGCGGCGCCCTACTGGGTCTGGTAGCGGTGTACGTGGAGCTGTGTCACGCAAACTCCATACTGGAGACAAACCGAGATTTGATTCATGCTCAGGACCTCAAGATCCTCAACCAGACCATCGCTATGGAACGATTCAGGATGGAACTCAGCAATGTGCAG GGCCCTGGTGCCGGACGTAGGATGGCGTCGTCGGTCGGTGGTAGAACCGTGCCGGTGGCTCCGGGGATCAACAAAGACTCGTCTGCTCCAGGAAGCACCTACATTCGCTGGGGTGTCACGGAGTGCCCCAATACTTCGACCCTCATCTATTCCG GTGTGGCGGCCTCTGGAAGCAGTCTCTCCTTGGGTAAAGGAAGTGGGAGCAACTACCTGTGCATGACTTCTGACCCTGAATACGGAACGGTCATCCCTGGACGCCAGGAGCCGCGCGCAAGGATCTACAGCGTGGAGTATAGGAATGGCAACACTTTCGGCGACCAGTCGGATTTACACGGTCAC GATGTTCCGTGTGCTTCTTGCATGGCGAACGGCCGACAAGGCATCATTATGATCCCTGGGAAGGCTAGCTGTCCGACTAACTGGACGTTGGAGTACGGTGGAATTCTCATGGCTAGCAGACACAACAAC ATTCGAACGGCCTACATCTGTGTGGACTCAGATGCCGTCACAAGACCGGGCACGATGACCGAGGATGGAAACAGCTCTCTCCTTTTCCCCGTAGAGGGCGTGTGCGGCTCTGGCGGCGGACTACCGTGCGGCCCGTACGTGGATGGCAACGAGCTCCAGTGTGCCGTATGCTCGCGCTAA